In the genome of Dasypus novemcinctus isolate mDasNov1 chromosome 30, mDasNov1.1.hap2, whole genome shotgun sequence, one region contains:
- the LOC139437895 gene encoding olfactory receptor 7C1-like produces the protein MLIILAIISDSHLHTPMYFFLSNLSFTDICFTSTIVPKMLQNIQRGIKIITFENCLTQMYFFILFGQLDNSFLTVMAYDRFVAICCLLYYTVIMNTRFCGLLLLTSWLLNVLFSLLECLMVLRLSFCTELEMPHFFCELNQVIRLACSDTFLNDLVMCFIVGLLDVIPFTGILFSYYKIISSILRISTTEGKYKAFSTCGSHLSVVTLFYGTGLGVYLSSATTKNSRANSIASVMYTVVTPMLNPFIYSLKNKDIKQALKKLRNIIYIKRYFQVYKSAQSSNTRRS, from the coding sequence atgctcatcatcctggccatcatctcagactcccacctccacacacccatgtacttcttcctctctaacctgtcttttacagatatctgtttcacctccaccataGTACCAAAGATGCTGCAAAACATCCAGAGAGGTatcaaaatcataacttttgaaaactgtctcacccagatgtattttttcatactttttggacaattagataactcattcttgactgtgatggcctatgaccgtttCGTGGCCATCTGTTGCCTCCTGTattacacagtcatcatgaacacCCGATTCTGTGGCCTTCTGCTGCTGACCTCTTGGCTATTGAATGTTTTGTTCTCTCTTTTAGAATGTTTAATGGTTTTGCGATTATCTTTTTGTACAGAGTTGGAAATGCCCcattttttctgtgaacttaatcaggtgatccgacttgcttgttctgacaccttcctcaatgacttAGTGATGTGTTTTATTGTTGGACTACTGGATGTTATTCCATTCACTgggatccttttctcttactataagattatatcctccattttgagaatttcaacaacTGAGGGCAAgtacaaagcattttctacttgtggttctcacctctcagtagtgaccttgttttatggtacaggtctTGGAGTCTATCTTAGTTCTGCTACTACCAAAAACTCAAGGGCAAattcaatagcctcagtgatgtacacagtagtcactcccatgttgaacccctttataTACAGTCttaaaaacaaggacataaagcaggccttaaAAAAGCTGAGAAACATTATctatataaaaagatactttcaagtttacaaaagtgctcagaGTTCAAACACTAGGAGATCTTAA